In the genome of candidate division KSB1 bacterium, the window TCCCGGCAAAGAAATTCAGTCGCCCATGGCGATTGTGATACTCGGCGGTTTGTTGACTTCAACCGTATTGAATATGATAGTAGTGCCGAGTCTGTTCTACAAATTCGGCGGACGAAAGCAATCCATAAGATCATAAAGTCCTGAGTCGGTGGTGTGTCTCTGGCCAAAACCTCTTGTTTTTGGCATCGGTACCGAAGTACAACGCCCTTTGGCTACAGTGGTCGTTGGCGGATTAGTCACATCAACGGCTTTAACCCTACTGGTTATTCCGGCGCTGTATAAATGGTTTGCAGTCGATATAAAAATAGAAAAGAGCAATGCATAACAATTTGAGTCTGAAAATTATATTAAGCATTTTCCTTTGACATGGGAATATTTTTTATGGAACATTTGTTACTACGCAACGTAGTACTACAATATCTCGTTAATTGACACCTACTCAAATCAATATAAATATGAAAAACTTCTCATTTACATTTAATCCGAACAAGAAGGGTTTGCGCAAGATCCTCGGCGACCTCGAAACCGACATTATGGAAATTATCTGGCAAAAGGGCGAGTTGACCGTGCGCCAAGTTTATGAAATGCTACAAGAGAAAAGAAATATCGCCTACACCACAGTGATGACGGTGATGTCTCGTCTTGCCGATAAAGGTCTACTTCAGAAAATCAAAGAGGGTAATGCCTTCCTCTATCGGGCGCCAAGTACCAAGGAGG includes:
- a CDS encoding BlaI/MecI/CopY family transcriptional regulator, which translates into the protein MKNFSFTFNPNKKGLRKILGDLETDIMEIIWQKGELTVRQVYEMLQEKRNIAYTTVMTVMSRLADKGLLQKIKEGNAFLYRAPSTKEEFTRSTLKKVINELMADFSAPAISQFLDSMEDADPEKMEELSRLIEKKRKQKNV
- a CDS encoding efflux RND transporter permease subunit — its product is MVCLWPKPLVFGIGTEVQRPLATVVVGGLVTSTALTLLVIPALYKWFAVDIKIEKSNA
- a CDS encoding efflux RND transporter permease subunit — translated: MTTERKDFSEAIVQGSLERLNPILLTALTTGLALIPLALGGDPGKEIQSPMAIVILGGLLTSTVLNMIVVPSLFYKFGGRKQSIRS